In one Arthrobacter jinronghuae genomic region, the following are encoded:
- the pyrR gene encoding bifunctional pyr operon transcriptional regulator/uracil phosphoribosyltransferase PyrR has translation MTAKDAISSRTVLSSADIDRALTRIAYEILEANKGPEDLVLMGIPRRGYPLAQRLAAKIAAAAPGVDPAAITGQLDVTMFRDDLARRPTRPPYATRVPVTGIDDKVVVLVDDVLYSGRTIRSALDALVDLGRPRIVRLAVLVDRGHRELPIRADHVGKNLPTASIEQVRVRLAESDSSAAGGPATDEVVIEGIA, from the coding sequence ATGACGGCCAAAGATGCCATTTCCAGCCGTACTGTTTTGTCTTCAGCTGACATTGACCGCGCCCTGACGCGTATTGCCTATGAGATCCTCGAGGCCAACAAGGGCCCCGAAGACCTGGTCCTGATGGGGATTCCGCGCCGCGGCTATCCGTTGGCCCAGCGCCTGGCCGCGAAGATCGCGGCGGCGGCCCCCGGCGTCGATCCCGCTGCCATCACCGGCCAGCTCGATGTCACCATGTTCCGCGACGATCTCGCCCGCAGGCCCACCCGGCCGCCCTACGCCACCCGCGTCCCGGTCACCGGCATTGATGACAAGGTGGTGGTGCTGGTGGACGACGTCCTGTATTCCGGCCGCACCATCCGCTCCGCGCTCGATGCCCTCGTGGACCTGGGCCGGCCGCGCATCGTCCGGCTGGCGGTGCTCGTGGACCGCGGCCACCGCGAACTGCCCATCCGCGCTGACCACGTGGGCAAGAACCTGCCTACCGCTTCCATTGAACAGGTCCGGGTCCGGCTGGCCGAAAGCGACAGCTCGGCCGCAGGCGGGCCGGCCACAGACGAAGTGGTCATCGAGGGCATTGCATGA